From the Paenibacillus sp. R14(2021) genome, the window CCGATCAGCGTGAACGGCGGCAGCTCAAGCCGCACGGAGCGCGCGCTCGGGCCTTTACCGATCATAATATCCAGCGCGAAGTCCTCCATGGCCGGATACAGCACTTCCTCCACCGTCCTGTGCAGCCGATGAATCTCATCAATGAACAGGACGTCGCCTTCCTGCAAATTCGTCAACAATGCAGCAAGATCGCCTGGCCGTTCAATCGCAGGGCCGCTTGTCGTGCGCAAATTCACGCCCAGCTCATTCGCAATAATATTGGACAGCGTCGTCTTGCCGAGTCCCGGAGGACCGTACAGCAGAACGTGGTCCAGCGCTTCCTTACGAAGCTTCGCCGCCTCGATAAATACTTTCAGGTTCTCTTTCACCTGGGATTGACCGATATATTCGGATAGATAGCGGGGACGCAAACTGAGCTCCACCGCTTGATCTTCCATCATGAGGTTGGCGGAAATAATCCGATCGTCCATTCACGCTTACCCCTCTCCCGCTAGCCTTTAAACAATTGCTGCAACGCCCTCTTCATCAAGGCGTCCACTGTTTCATTCGGAACTTCCGTTGCTTTCATTCCCTGCCAAGCACGGTCGAGCTCAGCAGCCGTATAGCCAAGCGCCATAAGCGCTTCGCGCGCCTCCCGCCAGTTCAGTCCGCCTTCCGCGAACATATCTTTGCTTCCAGCATCCTCCAAGACGATGCCTGCTGCCGCAAAGCTGAAACCGCCCGGAATGGCGTCCAGCTTGTCTTTCAAATCCAGCACCATCCGCTGCGCGGTTTTCTTGCCGATGCCGGGCAGCTTCGTCAGGAACGTCAGATTCTCCTGCTGGATCGCGGCTGCAATCGTCTCAGGCTTGCCGCCGGCAAGAATGCCGAGCGCAACGCGCGGTCCGATGCCCGAGACGTCAAGCAGCTTGCGGAACATCGCCTGCTCCTCGCGGCTGGCAAAGCCGAACAGCAGCGTGGCATCCTCGCGGA encodes:
- the ruvA gene encoding Holliday junction branch migration protein RuvA produces the protein MIDYVKGRVVHLDTEYVVVDVRDIGYQVFTPNPYAFAKSEEIITIYTHHHVREDATLLFGFASREEQAMFRKLLDVSGIGPRVALGILAGGKPETIAAAIQQENLTFLTKLPGIGKKTAQRMVLDLKDKLDAIPGGFSFAAAGIVLEDAGSKDMFAEGGLNWREAREALMALGYTAAELDRAWQGMKATEVPNETVDALMKRALQQLFKG